The Acidobacteriota bacterium genome has a segment encoding these proteins:
- the thiL gene encoding thiamine-phosphate kinase, with the protein MYTTAKMIFQSEGEFVRWLRTLTSAKSPKIRTGIGDDAAVVRVGSDRDLILTADLSIEGVHFTTRLHPARSIGHRALARSLSDIAAMGGVPRFALISVAFSRSASRAWIEEFYGGILDLAARFSVDVIGGDTSIVRRTIMIDVVLAGEVARGRGLLRSGARAGDVIFVSGSLGQSARGLEVLKSQARGRKRALKNQQDNSEATRAVRSHLYPEPRCELGGWLRRGGIPSAMMDISDGLSSDLIRLCEASGVGAKVDAWRIPGPAGVQPKRSLELALNGGEDYELLFTVPKRKMTKLPRSHRGVPLRCIGQVCRSQDVLLVHEDGECSALAAAGYDHFSK; encoded by the coding sequence ATGTATACTACAGCGAAGATGATCTTTCAATCAGAAGGTGAATTTGTGCGGTGGCTTCGCACGCTGACTTCAGCAAAGTCGCCGAAAATCAGAACGGGTATTGGTGATGACGCGGCTGTTGTGCGAGTCGGAAGTGACCGTGACTTGATTCTGACGGCCGACCTTTCGATCGAGGGCGTCCATTTCACCACCCGACTGCATCCGGCCAGATCAATTGGCCACCGTGCACTTGCGCGCTCTCTCAGTGACATCGCCGCCATGGGAGGTGTCCCGCGCTTTGCGCTGATTTCCGTCGCGTTTTCCCGCTCCGCTTCTCGGGCCTGGATCGAAGAATTCTATGGAGGAATCCTGGACCTTGCCGCCCGTTTTAGCGTGGACGTGATCGGTGGTGACACATCGATTGTGCGGCGGACAATAATGATTGATGTCGTGCTTGCAGGCGAAGTCGCTCGCGGCAGAGGGTTGCTGCGCTCCGGAGCGCGAGCTGGTGACGTGATATTTGTGAGCGGAAGCCTGGGGCAATCGGCTCGGGGCCTTGAGGTCCTGAAGTCGCAAGCAAGAGGAAGGAAGCGCGCTCTGAAAAATCAGCAGGACAATTCTGAAGCCACGAGGGCGGTAAGATCTCACCTTTACCCTGAGCCGCGATGCGAGCTTGGGGGCTGGCTTCGGCGGGGCGGTATTCCTTCCGCAATGATGGACATCAGTGACGGGCTTTCGAGCGACCTGATACGGCTTTGTGAGGCCAGCGGGGTAGGTGCAAAGGTTGATGCCTGGCGCATTCCCGGGCCGGCCGGAGTGCAGCCCAAACGTTCCTTGGAACTTGCTCTCAACGGGGGAGAGGACTACGAATTGCTCTTCACTGTTCCGAAGCGGAAGATGACAAAGCTTCCGCGAAGCCACCGTGGCGTTCCGCTCCGTTGTATCGGCCAGGTCTGCCGCTCGCAAGACGTCCTGCTGGTTCACGAAGACGGCGAATGCTCTGCTCTAGCGGCGGCAGGCTACGATCATTTTTCAAAGTAA
- a CDS encoding SDR family oxidoreductase: MSRWLEGRIAVVTGAARGIGRATADLFAREGARVILNDMDERKLAEAVEGIRRAGGAAHIFPGNITAAGFSEDLLEAAFERFGIPDIVVNNAGITWDGALHKMTDTQWQSVIDIHLTATFRILRVLGAAMREAAKQEIEEDGAARARKVVNISSTSGTRGNFGQANYAAAKAGIVGLTKALAREWGPLNIQVNAAAFGLIDTRLTVPKEDGESVQWQQEEVKLGIPARMREAAIHAIPMGRPGTPEEAAGVIFFLASPLSNYVSGQVIEVTGGL; this comes from the coding sequence ATGTCCAGATGGCTGGAGGGCCGAATTGCGGTGGTAACCGGGGCCGCCCGCGGAATTGGACGCGCCACAGCGGATCTGTTTGCCCGTGAAGGCGCCCGTGTCATATTGAACGACATGGACGAACGAAAACTTGCAGAGGCGGTGGAAGGCATTCGCCGCGCCGGCGGCGCCGCGCACATCTTTCCAGGCAATATAACGGCGGCGGGTTTTTCGGAAGACCTTCTTGAAGCCGCTTTCGAGCGCTTCGGCATTCCCGACATCGTTGTCAACAACGCGGGGATCACCTGGGATGGAGCGCTCCACAAGATGACCGATACGCAGTGGCAGTCGGTGATTGATATCCACCTCACAGCGACCTTCAGAATTCTTCGCGTACTGGGCGCAGCCATGCGCGAAGCCGCCAAACAGGAGATTGAGGAGGACGGGGCAGCCCGCGCCAGAAAAGTAGTCAACATCAGCTCCACCTCCGGGACGCGGGGCAATTTTGGCCAGGCCAACTATGCCGCGGCGAAAGCTGGCATCGTCGGACTCACCAAGGCCCTGGCGCGCGAATGGGGTCCGCTGAACATACAGGTGAATGCCGCAGCCTTCGGCCTGATTGACACTCGCCTTACGGTACCAAAAGAGGACGGTGAAAGCGTCCAATGGCAGCAGGAGGAAGTGAAGCTCGGCATCCCCGCCAGGATGCGCGAGGCCGCCATTCATGCCATCCCCATGGGCCGTCCGGGAACTCCCGAGGAGGCAGCGGGCGTAATTTTCTTCCTGGCGTCGCCGCTCTCGAACTATGTTTCCGGACAGGTGATCGAAGTGACGGGCGGCCTGTAA
- a CDS encoding TonB-dependent receptor — MNRKKILALTLELLLLAVSIPALCQVSTVNGSLAGTVYDTSGAVIPSAKVTIVGPTGSRATYTDSNGNFIFRVLPPGSYQTSVEKSGFKAYKISGAQVNVNQVTTIHVTLVVGAATQSIEVTTPAIRVDTSSTNVTTAVSDTVYAKLPLGRNVSSLFYMAPGVANGIGAGPANPSISGGSGLENLYVADGVNITDSGFGGLGTFAREYGSLGTGINMAFVKEVDIKTGGFEPQYGKATGGIVQIVTKSGTDKYHGSITGYFQPKDFEATRLQPDDFGLVTKYGKALHPEGFDVAGELGGPVPKVSNHLFFFGSFDPTWNRIYSLAPPASALFQHGPYTLRTNTYNYASKMTYKINDKHQVNFSFFGDPSHTGNSPWRSLTADNNTRFTTLTYGTRDLVARYSGMLSPTWLISGSFTWDHNTFTETPASNLNEIIDDTQTDGLPGQRGEFTPVGLGYLENTIADTYDFDVSTTKTVSFAGSHAISIGYHFEIPHFNGTRDYSGPLSPIPATNAAGDPLTSFGVDPSLIGTQVSAQYILLLAPSSCTLCPLMNIPGYSSLQPVYLRQRRGIFGTTAFNTHAKYHAAYIEDVWKMNKNLTLDLGMRYEQQRLIGNVVQYSLTDNWLPRIGVTFDPIGDRKTKIYANFGRYDYVLPLDVAERSLSTENDFYSSRLAPDYVVNGNGQRTVTINQYGTVTPILDAAHTLNNVGSFDANGNCITASGCGITHNFTVSTQGAIEPFAPGTRMEFEDEYMVGIDRDLGHGIIFSARYIDRRLKRIIEDTGGISPEAANAGIPQYYVIANVGSTSDLFVNPIEHLFTPIVDKNGNITNYPAACVASDGSVPYADINQQDTFGNVIGSACFNPTGANGQDPGLDSPDGVSDGFANPVRNYDAVEIEFNKSFSNNWMMRANWRIAKLYGNFEGALRNDNAQFDPGISSLYDFTTGEMNLLGDQFKPGVLNTDRLHIVNFYSAYVIPGGPFSGLTIGPGITLESGVPFNDLKAHPIYQNAGEIPVGGRGVLGRTPVTGQVNLHLDYPFKLSEHFNVVVGWDFFNIGNTRTLQYPNQNEDLSFGVPNADFKKPFAEGPTPTTDVYNPTFQAPFSMRGMVRLEF; from the coding sequence ATGAACAGAAAAAAGATTCTCGCGTTGACGTTGGAGCTGCTTCTGCTTGCTGTTTCGATTCCCGCGCTCTGCCAGGTCTCTACTGTAAACGGGTCATTAGCCGGCACTGTCTACGACACTAGTGGCGCAGTAATCCCCTCGGCAAAGGTGACCATAGTCGGCCCGACAGGAAGCCGGGCGACATATACGGATTCAAATGGAAACTTTATTTTTCGTGTCTTACCTCCTGGTAGCTACCAAACGAGTGTGGAGAAGAGCGGGTTTAAAGCCTATAAGATTTCCGGAGCGCAAGTGAACGTGAATCAGGTTACCACCATCCATGTGACGCTGGTAGTTGGTGCTGCGACTCAATCTATCGAGGTAACTACGCCCGCGATACGGGTCGATACCAGCTCCACAAACGTCACCACCGCAGTCTCCGATACGGTTTACGCCAAACTTCCTCTTGGCAGAAACGTATCTTCCCTTTTCTACATGGCTCCCGGCGTGGCGAATGGAATTGGCGCAGGCCCTGCTAACCCTTCTATTTCCGGTGGTTCCGGACTTGAAAACCTTTACGTGGCCGATGGAGTCAATATTACCGATTCGGGCTTCGGCGGATTGGGCACGTTCGCCCGAGAGTACGGGTCGTTGGGGACCGGTATCAACATGGCGTTCGTCAAGGAAGTGGATATTAAAACCGGAGGTTTTGAACCGCAATACGGGAAGGCCACAGGTGGCATCGTCCAAATCGTAACCAAATCGGGTACCGATAAATACCACGGCTCAATTACCGGCTACTTTCAGCCGAAGGACTTTGAGGCTACGCGGCTCCAACCCGATGATTTTGGCCTCGTGACTAAGTATGGCAAAGCCCTCCACCCGGAAGGATTCGACGTAGCCGGAGAGCTCGGTGGTCCCGTGCCGAAAGTCAGTAACCACCTTTTCTTCTTCGGCTCTTTTGATCCAACCTGGAATCGGATTTACAGCCTGGCGCCCCCAGCTTCGGCGCTCTTTCAGCACGGACCCTATACTCTGCGCACCAACACTTACAATTACGCCAGCAAGATGACCTATAAAATCAACGACAAGCACCAGGTCAATTTTTCCTTTTTCGGCGATCCCTCTCATACCGGCAACAGTCCCTGGCGGAGCCTCACGGCTGATAATAATACGCGGTTCACTACGCTGACCTACGGTACTCGGGATCTCGTGGCCCGTTACTCGGGTATGCTTTCCCCCACTTGGCTAATCAGCGGGTCTTTCACGTGGGACCATAACACCTTTACCGAGACTCCCGCATCGAACCTGAACGAGATTATTGACGACACTCAAACCGACGGCCTGCCCGGCCAGCGGGGAGAATTTACGCCTGTAGGCCTTGGGTATCTCGAAAACACCATTGCAGACACCTATGATTTCGACGTGTCCACAACCAAGACGGTCAGCTTTGCGGGCAGCCACGCCATCAGTATCGGCTACCACTTCGAAATTCCCCACTTTAACGGGACGCGTGATTACAGCGGGCCCCTCAGTCCCATTCCCGCCACCAATGCCGCAGGCGACCCGCTCACCTCATTCGGCGTGGACCCGTCGCTCATTGGGACGCAGGTGAGCGCTCAGTATATTCTCCTTCTGGCACCCTCTTCTTGTACGCTTTGCCCCTTGATGAACATACCGGGATACTCGTCACTGCAACCCGTGTACTTGCGGCAGCGCCGCGGCATCTTCGGAACAACCGCTTTCAACACCCACGCCAAGTACCATGCGGCTTACATCGAAGACGTCTGGAAAATGAACAAGAACCTTACCCTCGACCTCGGGATGAGATACGAGCAGCAACGGCTCATCGGGAACGTTGTACAATATTCTCTAACTGACAACTGGCTGCCTCGCATCGGCGTAACCTTCGATCCAATAGGAGACCGCAAGACAAAGATCTATGCGAACTTTGGCCGCTACGATTATGTTCTTCCCCTGGATGTAGCAGAAAGATCGCTGAGCACAGAGAATGATTTCTATAGCTCTCGCCTTGCGCCGGACTACGTCGTCAATGGCAATGGCCAGCGCACGGTCACAATCAACCAGTATGGAACTGTAACACCCATCCTCGATGCCGCGCACACTTTGAACAACGTGGGGTCTTTTGACGCTAACGGCAATTGCATTACTGCCTCTGGATGTGGAATTACACACAATTTCACAGTTTCCACTCAAGGCGCTATCGAGCCGTTCGCTCCTGGAACGAGGATGGAGTTCGAGGACGAGTACATGGTCGGGATTGACCGCGACCTCGGCCACGGCATCATATTCAGCGCACGTTACATTGACCGGCGGCTGAAGCGCATCATCGAAGATACCGGAGGCATATCTCCCGAAGCGGCGAACGCCGGTATTCCGCAGTATTACGTCATCGCCAACGTCGGCTCCACCTCGGACCTTTTTGTTAACCCCATCGAACACCTGTTCACGCCGATTGTTGACAAAAACGGGAACATCACCAACTATCCGGCGGCTTGCGTGGCATCGGACGGCAGCGTTCCTTATGCCGATATCAACCAGCAGGACACCTTCGGAAATGTAATTGGGAGCGCCTGCTTCAATCCAACAGGCGCTAATGGGCAGGATCCTGGTTTAGATTCTCCAGACGGCGTCTCCGACGGGTTCGCTAACCCGGTGCGCAACTATGACGCGGTGGAAATCGAATTCAATAAGTCGTTCAGCAACAACTGGATGATGCGCGCCAACTGGCGCATTGCCAAACTCTACGGAAACTTTGAGGGAGCGCTGCGCAATGACAACGCCCAGTTTGACCCCGGCATCAGCTCGCTCTATGACTTTACGACGGGTGAAATGAATCTGCTGGGCGACCAGTTCAAGCCCGGTGTCCTCAACACCGACCGACTCCACATTGTCAACTTCTACTCTGCTTACGTCATCCCGGGCGGACCATTCTCAGGACTTACCATTGGGCCGGGAATAACTCTGGAATCAGGGGTGCCCTTCAACGACCTGAAGGCCCATCCAATTTACCAGAATGCCGGTGAAATCCCGGTTGGAGGGCGCGGGGTCCTGGGCCGAACACCGGTAACAGGGCAAGTTAACCTGCATCTCGACTACCCGTTCAAGCTCTCGGAGCACTTTAACGTAGTCGTGGGTTGGGACTTCTTCAACATAGGCAACACTCGAACGCTCCAATACCCCAACCAAAATGAAGACTTGAGCTTTGGTGTTCCCAACGCTGACTTCAAGAAGCCATTCGCGGAAGGACCGACCCCCACGACGGACGTTTACAACCCGACGTTCCAGGCCCCCTTTAGCATGCGTGGAATGGTGCGCCTGGAATTTTGA
- a CDS encoding carboxypeptidase regulatory-like domain-containing protein: MLGLDHSGIGHAVMFPYGDSTAAGQQTQLAADDAIGISFLYPTAGFAAATGTISGQVNLSGSGIFGVHVVALNANTGIAVIDGLTAPDGAYTLIGVPHGLYYVLALPLAAGPDSGVLTIDNFSGWECGYASSGCAGAPQNPTSFTGRYY; the protein is encoded by the coding sequence ATGCTGGGTCTTGATCACAGCGGAATTGGCCACGCTGTTATGTTTCCTTACGGCGATTCGACTGCCGCTGGCCAGCAGACGCAACTTGCAGCCGACGACGCCATCGGGATTTCTTTCCTCTATCCCACCGCCGGTTTTGCGGCGGCCACCGGAACAATCTCCGGACAAGTTAATTTGAGTGGGTCGGGCATTTTTGGGGTGCACGTGGTTGCCTTGAACGCCAACACCGGGATTGCCGTCATCGATGGCCTGACGGCGCCAGATGGGGCGTACACACTGATTGGAGTGCCTCACGGACTTTACTATGTTCTGGCCCTCCCGCTGGCCGCTGGCCCGGATTCGGGCGTGCTGACCATTGATAATTTTTCCGGGTGGGAGTGCGGGTATGCGAGTTCCGGATGCGCGGGCGCTCCACAGAATCCTACCAGCTTCACGGGTCGCTATTACTAG
- a CDS encoding M23 family metallopeptidase: MNNKFYTLLISPGAHGRVRKIQLPFYVVPLVLSLSIIGVMMLAGLATSYARMLIKVSNYNTVRSEREALKQQFQTLETKVSRANVKLNSLQTLAAEVAVTYGFGKGRRQQITPDLLNLARQSSVGGGADGADTLYALNSLRTVSLSNMDDRINSGAFPGMIDDPGAIPAIWPVHGRITAGFGQRMDPFSGEDAFHPGVDIADGVGTDIVATGDGLVIEAEPDAGYGRSIMIDHGDGITTRYAHLSRIFVVVGEQVKQGEIIGAIGMSGRTTGPHLHYEVRIHGTPVNPGRFLHG, from the coding sequence ATGAACAACAAGTTCTACACTCTCCTCATCTCCCCCGGCGCCCACGGTAGAGTTCGCAAGATTCAACTCCCCTTCTATGTAGTCCCTCTGGTCCTTAGCCTCAGCATTATCGGAGTTATGATGCTGGCCGGCCTGGCGACTAGTTACGCGCGGATGCTGATCAAAGTTTCAAACTACAACACCGTCCGCAGCGAACGCGAGGCTTTGAAGCAACAGTTTCAGACACTTGAAACGAAAGTCAGCCGCGCCAACGTCAAGCTGAACTCCCTTCAAACGCTTGCCGCCGAGGTGGCGGTGACTTACGGATTCGGAAAAGGACGCCGTCAGCAGATTACACCTGACCTGCTGAATCTTGCCAGACAGTCCAGCGTCGGCGGCGGAGCAGATGGTGCCGATACGCTCTATGCTCTCAATTCCTTGAGGACTGTGAGCCTCAGCAATATGGACGACAGGATCAACTCTGGCGCATTTCCGGGCATGATTGATGACCCCGGCGCGATCCCGGCAATCTGGCCCGTCCACGGAAGGATAACCGCAGGATTCGGCCAGAGGATGGATCCTTTCAGCGGCGAAGATGCGTTCCATCCGGGCGTCGACATTGCTGACGGCGTTGGCACGGACATAGTGGCCACCGGCGACGGCCTGGTAATTGAGGCTGAGCCCGATGCAGGTTACGGCCGAAGTATTATGATTGACCACGGCGATGGCATCACAACCCGATATGCCCACCTCAGCAGAATCTTTGTGGTGGTCGGTGAGCAGGTGAAGCAGGGTGAAATCATCGGCGCAATCGGCATGAGCGGCCGGACGACAGGGCCTCACCTCCACTACGAAGTTCGAATTCACGGCACGCCAGTAAATCCGGGGCGCTTCCTTCACGGGTAG
- a CDS encoding PBP1A family penicillin-binding protein: protein MDGPQLQPPKSPIRGGVAPLLRSRKFFGQLVLVILVVLAAGSGVLGGLLFVYSSDLPQVRLLEDYRPDVMTEVFADDGTPIARFAMQHRVLVTYGQIPPLVRNAVISVEDRNFESHWGIDVFRTIRAAITDILELRYAQGASTLTQQLARMLFLTPEKSPRRKIQEALLAIQIERRFTKPQIFTMYANQVPMGYGNYGFAAAAEFYFGKRLEQLTIPEAALLAGMARGPIYWPILHPRYALMRRNEVLKAMLSNGKISKAEYQTAARTPLDLHVRSWHENVAPYFVEDVRQFLQRKYGLEAVQQKGLRVYTTLSINMQRTAQEALRNGLRADDKRRGWRGPELNILKNPVRLPDGQQATLKSYQDSDWSDPMEAGSLVHGIVMDVNPHDAEVRFGELTAEVKPTDFKWTLRKDPRQVFSTGDVDVFKVEEIKGTTVHVTLDQTPDVQGALVALDNATGEIKAMVGGYNYETSQFNRAVQAYRQVGSSFKVYVYAQALLDGIGPFDTIMDSPVTFPSPAGLWAPHNYDGKFDGSMTLLHALAQSKNVPAVKLLAKVGVDNVIKLCRRFGIESRLVPNLPLALGASDLTLLEHTSAFSTFPDDGVHIDPREILRVTDYNGRVIDDFPPQVTDVLPAGISRIEISMLREVFNSGTAVASRGLARKYDLAGKTGTTNDFTDAWFLGFSPSITAGVWVGFDDHHSLGRGEEGSHVALPIWSDFMTEILKNKPVERFPGSPLLSNPGQVQQILASAGSSNILAGDSNPSALAASLSDTRPVSSIQQTSPTARPATNPSPTAQPPVIALPQSSPEPQAN from the coding sequence ATGGATGGTCCCCAACTGCAACCTCCAAAATCCCCTATTCGCGGGGGAGTAGCGCCGCTGCTCAGAAGCCGAAAGTTTTTTGGCCAGCTTGTTTTGGTCATTCTGGTTGTTCTCGCCGCCGGATCCGGAGTGCTGGGAGGGCTTCTTTTTGTCTATTCATCTGATCTCCCACAGGTACGACTGCTTGAGGATTACAGGCCTGACGTGATGACAGAAGTTTTTGCCGATGACGGCACCCCCATCGCACGATTTGCGATGCAACATCGTGTGCTAGTAACCTACGGCCAGATCCCGCCTCTCGTCCGTAATGCCGTTATTTCCGTCGAGGACCGTAATTTCGAAAGCCACTGGGGAATTGATGTTTTCAGGACTATCCGGGCAGCCATCACGGATATTTTGGAGCTGCGCTACGCTCAAGGCGCCAGCACACTGACGCAACAATTGGCTCGTATGCTCTTTCTGACTCCGGAAAAGAGTCCACGACGAAAAATACAGGAAGCTCTGCTGGCCATTCAGATTGAGCGCCGGTTTACCAAACCACAAATTTTTACCATGTATGCGAACCAGGTGCCGATGGGCTACGGCAACTATGGTTTTGCTGCAGCCGCTGAGTTCTATTTTGGGAAGCGCCTGGAGCAGCTCACAATTCCTGAGGCTGCGCTGCTCGCCGGCATGGCCCGCGGCCCTATTTACTGGCCGATTCTTCACCCGCGCTACGCGTTAATGCGCCGGAACGAAGTACTGAAGGCCATGCTAAGTAATGGCAAGATCAGCAAAGCTGAGTACCAGACAGCGGCCAGGACGCCGCTTGATCTTCATGTTCGCAGCTGGCACGAGAACGTTGCTCCTTATTTTGTCGAGGACGTCCGGCAGTTTCTTCAAAGGAAGTATGGGCTTGAGGCGGTCCAGCAGAAGGGTCTTCGCGTTTACACTACTCTTAGTATCAACATGCAGCGCACAGCCCAGGAAGCGCTCCGGAATGGCTTGCGTGCTGACGACAAACGGCGCGGATGGCGGGGCCCGGAGCTTAACATTTTGAAAAATCCTGTCAGGTTACCTGATGGCCAGCAGGCCACCCTTAAAAGCTATCAAGACTCCGATTGGTCTGACCCAATGGAGGCTGGCAGCCTGGTCCACGGCATCGTCATGGATGTCAATCCGCACGATGCGGAGGTAAGGTTTGGCGAACTGACAGCCGAGGTCAAACCTACCGATTTCAAATGGACCCTGCGGAAGGACCCTCGCCAGGTGTTCAGTACAGGGGATGTGGACGTATTCAAAGTCGAGGAGATAAAAGGTACAACCGTCCACGTCACACTTGATCAGACACCAGACGTCCAGGGAGCGCTGGTTGCCCTTGACAATGCTACAGGCGAAATCAAAGCGATGGTAGGCGGATATAACTACGAGACTAGCCAGTTTAACCGGGCGGTACAGGCTTACAGACAGGTGGGATCATCTTTTAAAGTCTATGTATACGCGCAAGCTCTGCTGGACGGCATTGGGCCTTTCGATACCATTATGGACAGTCCTGTCACCTTCCCCAGCCCCGCCGGCCTGTGGGCGCCCCACAATTACGACGGCAAGTTTGACGGCAGTATGACGCTGCTGCACGCGCTTGCGCAGTCAAAGAACGTCCCGGCAGTTAAACTGCTCGCCAAGGTAGGCGTCGATAATGTCATCAAGCTTTGCCGCAGGTTCGGCATCGAATCGCGGCTTGTTCCCAATCTGCCACTGGCGCTCGGCGCCTCTGATCTGACGCTGCTGGAGCACACATCGGCCTTTTCTACATTTCCCGATGACGGCGTTCACATCGATCCGCGCGAAATCCTGCGGGTCACCGATTACAACGGCCGCGTGATCGACGACTTCCCTCCTCAGGTAACCGATGTGTTGCCGGCCGGCATTTCGCGCATTGAAATCTCGATGCTTCGGGAAGTTTTCAACTCAGGGACGGCAGTGGCCAGCAGAGGCCTGGCAAGGAAGTATGACCTGGCCGGCAAGACCGGAACTACCAACGATTTTACGGATGCCTGGTTTCTTGGATTTTCTCCGTCGATTACTGCCGGCGTCTGGGTTGGGTTTGATGACCATCATTCATTGGGGCGCGGGGAAGAAGGTTCACACGTGGCTTTGCCCATCTGGTCGGATTTTATGACTGAGATTCTTAAGAACAAGCCAGTGGAGCGTTTCCCGGGTTCTCCGCTATTGTCAAATCCGGGCCAAGTGCAGCAAATTCTCGCCAGCGCAGGATCGAGTAACATATTGGCTGGGGATTCGAACCCCAGCGCACTTGCGGCGAGCCTATCGGACACAAGGCCAGTCTCCTCAATCCAGCAGACTTCGCCCACCGCCCGGCCGGCCACCAACCCATCACCCACAGCCCAGCCTCCGGTCATAGCGCTCCCTCAATCCTCTCCTGAACCCCAGGCAAACTAG